One genomic window of Ficedula albicollis isolate OC2 chromosome 18, FicAlb1.5, whole genome shotgun sequence includes the following:
- the LOC107604013 gene encoding myosin-3-like yields the protein MNPPKYDKIEDMAMMTHLHEPAVLYNLKERYAAWMIYTYSGLFCVTVNPYKWLPVYNPEVVLAYRGKKRQEAPPHIFSISDNAYQFMLTDRENQSILITGESGAGKTVNTKRVIQYFATIAASPK from the exons ATGAACCCCCCCAAGTATGACAAAATCGAGGACATGGCCATGATGACCCACCTCCACGAACCCGCTGTGCTGTACAACCTCAAAGAGCGTTACGCAGCCTGGATGATCTAC ACCTACTCGGGTCTCTTCTGCGTCACTGTCAACCCCTACAAGTGGCTGCCGGTGTACAACCCCGAGGTGGTGTTGGCCTACCGAGGCAAGAAGCGCCAGGAGGCCCCTCCACACATCTTCTCCATCTCTGACAACGCCTATCAGTTCATGCTGACTG ATCGGGAGAACCAGTCCATCCTGATCAC CGGAGAATCCGGGGCCGGGAAGACTGTGAACACAAAGCGTGTCATCCAGTACTTTGCAACAATTGCAGCCAgtccaaaataa